Proteins from one Algicella marina genomic window:
- the msrB gene encoding peptide-methionine (R)-S-oxide reductase MsrB, with the protein MQRRTFTLSLFATAALPAASLRAGTVATGDFEVTRTEAEWRATLTETQYLVMREGETERAGTSPLDKETRAGTYLCRGCDLPLYSAATKYDSGTGWPSFYQSLPGAVGTMADNTFFSTRTEVHCRRCGSHLGHIFEDGPKPTGKRHCLNGVSLKFRPAA; encoded by the coding sequence ATGCAGCGCCGCACTTTCACACTTTCACTCTTCGCCACCGCTGCCCTGCCCGCCGCCTCGCTCCGCGCCGGCACCGTCGCCACCGGGGATTTCGAGGTTACCCGGACCGAAGCCGAATGGCGCGCCACGCTGACCGAAACGCAATACCTCGTCATGCGCGAGGGCGAGACGGAGCGGGCCGGCACCAGCCCGCTGGACAAGGAAACCCGCGCCGGAACCTACCTGTGTAGAGGCTGCGACCTGCCGCTCTATTCTGCGGCGACCAAGTATGACAGCGGCACCGGCTGGCCCAGTTTCTACCAGAGCCTGCCCGGCGCCGTCGGCACGATGGCGGACAACACCTTCTTCTCTACCCGCACGGAAGTACATTGCCGCCGCTGCGGAAGCCATCTGGGCCATATCTTCGAAGATGGGCCCAAACCCACCGGCAAACGCCACTGCCTCAACGGCGTCAGCCTGAAATTCCGCCCCGCGGCCTGA